The genomic DNA CGATGCGCGGCGCGGGTGTAGTTCCGCTCCTCGCACAGCGCCAGGTAGGCGCGCAGATGACGCAGTTCCACATCCGCGGCGGCGATCAGGCGAACTTGATCTCGAAGCCGATGCCGAGGATGGCGATGATCCAGATCAGGCCGACGAAGATCGTGATCCGGTCGAGGTTCTTCTCCACCACGGTCGAACCGGACAGGCTGGCTTGCACACCACCGCCGAACAGGCTGGACAGGCCCCCGCCCTTCGCCCGATGCAGCAGCACGAGCAGCACCAGCAGGACGCTGGTGACGACCAGGAGGATATCCAGGAACATGCGCATGGGCGACAGTTTAAGCGGTGCCCGCGCCCGGACCCGCATCAGGTGATCGGCCGCGCCGGGCAGGCCGGTCCGAGCTACCGGGCGTCGAGGCCGGTCGTCGGTAGGATCGCGACATGTCGGCAAACCTGCTGCGCGTGGTTTGGATGCTGGCCGCGGCCGGATTGGCCGCCGCCTGCACCACCCAGCATCCCGTGGCGGCGGCGCAGACCCCGATGGGGCGAACCTTCGTCTCCACCAGGGTCATCGGGCCGCCGATTCCCGGTGGCGGCCCGCTGACCTTGACCTTCGCCGACGGGCGGGTGTCGGCCGAGGCGGGCTGCAACGCCAGCAGCGGCCCGGTCACCTTCGACGGCCCGGTGCTGCGGGTGACGGGATTGGCGACCACGATGATGGCGTGTCCGGGCGACCGCGGCGGCGCCGACGGCTGGCAGGTCGGCCTGCTGCAATCCGCACCCGTCTGGAAGCTGAACGGCGACACGCTCACCCTGATCGGGACCACCACCAGCGTCACGCTGGTGGACAAGAAGCGCGCCCAGCCCGACCGGCCGATCACCCGCACCACCTGGGTCGTCACCACGCTGCTGCGCCCGAACGGGCAGGTCCGCACGACCACGCTGGACGAGGTGCTGCCCACCCTCACCATCGCACCGGACGGCGCGGTCACCGGCGACGCGGGCTGCAATCGCATGACCGGCACCGCCGACCTGGCCGCCGACGGCGGCACCGCCACCTTCCGCGTGGCCACCACCAAGATGCTGTGCGCGCCCGAGGTGATGGATGTGGAACGGCAGGTGCTCGAGGCGCTCGACGGCGAGACCCGGCTCGACGTCGACTCCGACACCCTGACCATCAGGAATACCGGCAACAACACCGGGCTGATCTTGCGCGCCGAGTGAAAACGAGACGGGCGCCGGTGCCAGGCAACATTATTGGAGACGTGATCAACGAACGGGAAGCAGAACTCGATCGCCGGTTCCGGGACGCGGTGGTGGCGGCGACGCCCGGCCCGCGCCACGTCGGCACCGGCCCCCTCCGCCCGGACAGCCCCTACACCGGGTCCACCGTCCTGGCGCTGTTCGAGGCGCAGGCCACCAGCCGACACCTCGACCTGGCCGCGCGGCGGCTGACGGCCGCGGGCCGCGGGTACTACAGCATCGGGTCCTCCGGCCACGAGGGGAATGTCGTGCTGGCGGCGGCGACCCGGCCCACCGATCCCGCGCTGCTGCACTATCGTTCGGGCGCGTTCTTCGTGCGGCGCTGCGGGCAGGTGCCCGGCCTCGACCCGATCCGTGACGTGCTGCTGGGGGTGGTGGCCGCGATCGAGGACCCGATCTCCGGCGGGCGGCACAAGGTGTTCGGCTCGCATCCGGCCGCGGTGATCCCGCAGACCTCCACCATCGCCTCGCATCTGCCGCGCGCGGTGGGGCTCGGTTTCGCGCTCGACCGCGCGGCCCGGCTGGGCCGACAGACCGAGTGGCCCGCGGACGCGATCGTGCTGTGCACCTTCGGCGACGCCTCGGCCAATCATTCGACGGCCACCGGCGCGATCAACTCGGCCGTGCACACCGCGTATCAGAAGGTGCCGATGCCGGTGCTGTTCGTGTGCGAGGACAACGGCATCGGCATCAGCGTGCCCACTCCCCCGGACTGGATCGCGCACGCCTACGGGTCGCGGCCGGGGCTGCGCTACTTCGACGCCGACGGGTCCGATCTGCTCGAGGCGCTGACCGTGGCGGCCGAGGCCGCGGCCTGGGTGCGCGAACATCGAGCGCCCGCCTTTCTGCGGCTGCGCACCGTGCGGCTGCTCGGCCACGCCGGGTCGGATGTGGAGTCGGCGTATCGCCGCGCCACCGACATCACCGGCGAGATGGGCCGCGATCCGGTCGCGGCCACGGCGCGGCTGCTGGTCACCGCCGGGGTGGCCACGCCGGAGGAGGTGCTGGCCCACTACGACGCGATCGGCGCACAGGTCGCCGAGACCGCCGAAAAGGTCTCCGGCGCGGCGAAACTCGACTCGGCCGCGGCGGTCACCGCGCCGCTCGCGCCGCACCATCCGGACCGGGTGCGCGCCGATGCGACCCGGTCGGCGGCGAATCCCGGTGCGCACGAACAGGTTCCGATGACGCTCGCGCAGTCGGTCAATCACACGCTGGGCGAGCTGCTGGAGCGCGACGGCGACCTGCTGGTGTTCGGCGAGGATGTCGGGCGCAAGGGCGGGGTGTACGGCGTGACCAAGGGGTTACAGAAAACCTTCGGCCGCCGACGGGTTTTCGACACGCTGCTGGACGAGCAGAGCCTGCTCGGGACCGCCCTCGGGGCCGGGCTGGCCGGGTTCGTGCCGATTCCGGAGATCCAGTATCTGGCCTACGTGCACAATGCGATCGACCAGATCCGGGGCGAGGCGGCCACGCTGCAATTCTTCTCCGGGGGGCGCTACCGCAACCCGATGGTGGTGCGGATCGCGGGCTTCGCGTATCAGAAGGGGTTCGGCGGGCACTTCCACAACGACAATTCCGTTGCGGCGCTGCGCGATATCCCGGGCGTGGTGGTCGCCGCCCCCGCCCGCGCCGACGACGCCGCGGCCCTGCTGCGCACCTGCGTGTCGGCGGCCCGGGTGGACGGGCGGGTGTGCGTGTTCCTGGAGCCGATCGCGCTGTATCACACCCGCGACCTGTACGCGCCCGGCGACGACGGCTGGCTCGCCGCACCCGACGGGGACACCGTCGACATCGGCCGCGCCCGGGTCTACGGCGACGGCGGCGACCTCACCATCGTCTCCTTCGCCAACGGCGTCCCGATGAGCCTGCGCGCCGCCCGCCGCCTCGCCGACCGCGGCATCGATGCCCGCGTCGTCGACCTCCGCTGGCTCGCCCCCCTCCCCGTCGACGACCTCCTGCACCACGCCCGCGCCACCGGCCGCGTCCTGATCGCCGACGAAACCCGCCGCAGCGGCGGCGTCTCCGAATCGATCACCGCCGCCCTCCTCGACGCCGGCTTCGACGGCCCCATCACCCGAGTAACCAGCGCCGACAGCTTCGTCCCCCTGGGCCCCGCCACCGCCACAGTCCTCCTCGACGACCCCACCATCGAAGCCGCCGCCGGAAAACTCCTGGCAGAAGGAGACCACACCCCCTGACCATTCCCGGTCCCGGCGTGGTTCATCCCTGCCCCGGCACACGGTTCATCCCTGGCCCCGGCACGCTTTTGGCCGGGGCCAGGGTTTGTCACCGCGGGGTGACCGTAGTCGGTAGTGCTGCGAAGCCGCGGTTGTTGGAGGAGTGGATGCGGCGGAGGGCGTTGGGGTCGATGTCGTAATCGCTGATGCGGGTGGTGATTTCCTCGAGGGCTATGCGGAGTTCCAGGGCGCCGAGGTTCGAGCCCAGGCAGTGGTGGCGGCCGCTGCCGTAGACCAGCGAGGCGCGGGTGTCGCGGTCCAGGTCGAATACGTCGGGGCGGTCGAACACCTCCGGGTCCCGGTTGGCGGAACCGGCGACCAGCAGCATGCGGGCCCCGGACGGTATGGTGACCCCGTGCAACTCGACCGCTTCGGTGGTGGTGCGCAGGTGGGTCTGGGTCGCCGGGTCGTACCGCATGCCCTCCGCGATCCAGTCATCGACGCGCCCACCGAAGGCCGCGCGCCGCTGCTCGGGATGGTGCCAGGCGGTGTGCCAGAGGTTGCCGAGGGTCAGCATCACGGTCTCGACACCCGCGCCCACCAGCAGGATCAGCACGCCCACGATCTCCTCGGGGGTGAGCCGGTCGTCGCCGTCGGCCGCATCGAGCAGGCCCGACAGCAGGTCGTCCCCGCGATTGCGGGCGCGTTCGACGGTCAGCTCGGTGTAGTAGCCGACCAGTTCGCCGATCGCCTGCACGGCCTCCGGGCGCAGATCGGTGGACTGCTCCTCGGTGTACATGATCTGCATGCCGATCTTGCGGATTCGCTCCCGGTCCGTCTCCGGCACCCCGACCAGCTCACAGATCACCTCGGTCGGGAACGGGGCCGCGAACTCCGACATCAGATCGAAGCTGCCCCGCTCGATCAGCGGGTCGAGCAGGCCGCGGGCGATCTCGCGCAGCCGCGGCTCCAGCGCCTGCACCCGCGGCTGGGTGAACGCCCGCTGCACCAGCCCGCGCAGCCGGGTGTGCTCGGGCGGATCCATGGCCACGAACGAGAAGAACCGCGCGGCCTGCGGACCCCAGAACATCGGCTCCATCCGCATGCCGTTGGCGCTGGAGAAGCGGTCCGAATCGCGCAGCGCCGCCAGCACATCGGCGTGCCGCGACAGCGCCCAGAAGTCGTCGGTCTCGTTCCGGTAGACCGGGGCCTGCTCCCGCAGCCGTGCATAGTACGGATACGGATCCGCGTGCACGTCGAAATCGTAAGGGCTGTACCGCAATTCCATATCGGGCCTTCCGAACGGCGTGACCGGCGTCGCTACCGGTCTCCCCACGCGAGCTGACAGGATGATCACATTTCGAACCGACAGGATGACATTAGCCGAGCCGAACCGGTAGTCGAGACGAAAGAGGACATCATGGACCCCGAGATCGCACCGCCGGGCATCGACGTGACCAAGCCGCACCCGGCCCGCCGCTACGACTACTGGCTGGGCGGCAAGGACAATTGGGAGGCCGACCGGGAGTCGGCCGACATGGTGGCCGGGGCGTTTCCGACGGTCCAGTTCGCCGCCCTGGAGAATCGCAACTTTCTGCGCCGGGTGGTGACCTTCCTGGCCGGTGAGGCGGGCATCCGGCAGTACCTCGACATCGGCGCGGGCCTGCCGACGGTGGGGAACGTGCACGAGATCGCCCAGGACATCGCGCCCGCATCGCGCATCGTGTACGTCGACAACGATCCGATCGTGGCCATCCACGCCCGCAGCCTGCTCGACAGCACAGCCGACGGCCGCACGGCCTATGTCGAGGCCGATGTGCGCGATCCGGAGGACATCCTGTCCCGGCCCGAGGTGATCGAGACCCTCGACTTCACCCGGCCGGTGGCCCTGATCCTGGCCGCGGTCATGCATTTCGTCGTCGACGAGGAGCGCCCGTACGAGAAGGTCCGGCGGCTGTCGGACGCGCTGCCCTCCGGCAGCTACCTGGTCATGAGCCACGCCACCAGCGACCACCTCACCGAGGAGGAACTGGTCGAGAGCGAAGAGGCCAACCAGCGCAGCGGCATCCCGTTCCAGCTCCGCTCCACCGCGGAGTTCAGCCGCTTCTTCGACGGCTACGAGCTGGTGCCACCGGGCATCGGCTCGATCATGACCTGGCGGCCGGAGGGCTGGAAGGCCCATCCCCGGCCCGAGGCGGTGTCGATGCTGGGGGCGGTGGCGCGGATTCCGTGATCAGTCGGCCCGGTACCGCAGTGCGGTACCGGGCCGACTTTGCCTGTGCCTCAGCGCATTACGCCATCAGGGCAGTGGGCCGCCCGCGGCGATCGCGGACAGGGTGGCGAACTCGTCGCCCTTGAGCGATGCGCCGCCGACGAGAGCGCCGTCGATATCGGTCTGCGCGACCAGCTCGCCGACGTTCTTGGCGTTCACCGAACCGCCGTACAGCACGCGGACGGTGGCCGCGACCTCCGGGGAGGCCAGCTCGGCCAGTTCGGCGCGCAGCGCCCCGCACACCTCCTGCGCGTCGGCGGGGGTGGCGACCCGGCCGGTGCCGATGGCCCACACCGGTTCGTAGGCGATGACGACCTTCGCGATCTCCTCCGCGCTCAGGCCCTTCAGCGAACCCCGCAGCTGCTCGAGGTTGTACTGCACATGGGTCTGCGACTCGCGGATGTTGAGGCCCTCACCGATGCACACGATCGGGGTGATGCCGTTCTTCAGCGCCTGCCTGGTCTTGGCCAGCACGGTGGCGTCGTCCTCGTTGTGGTACTGACGCCGTTCCGAGTGACCCACCACCACGAAGGTGCAGCCCAGCTTGGCCAGCATGGAGGCGCTGATCTCGCCGGTGTAGGCGCCCGCGTCGTGCACCGAGACGTCCTGCGCGCCGAAGGTGACCAGCAGCCGGTCGCCCTCCACCAGCGTCTGCACGCTGCGGATGTCGGTGAACGGCGGGATCACCGTGACGTCGACCTTGTCGAAGTACTTGTCCGGCAACGCGAAGGCGATCTTCTGCACCAGGGCGATGGCCTCGAGGTGGTTGAGGTTCATCTTCCAGTTGCCGGCGATCAACGGTTTCCGAGCCACGGATCAATCCTCCAGAATGCTGATGCCGGGAAGTTCCTTGCCCTCCAGGAACTCCAGCGACGCGCCGCCGCCGGTGGAGATGTGCGAGAAACCGTCCTCCGGCAGACCCAGGGTGCGCACGGCCGCGGCCGAATCGCCGCCGCCGACCACCGTGAACGCGCCCTTACCGGTGGCGGCCACGATGGCCTCGGCCACGCCGCGGGTGCCCGCGGCGAAGTTCTCGAACTCGAACACGCCCATCGGGCCGTTCCAGAAGATCGTCTTCGCCTCGGTGAGCAGCGCCGCGAACCGCTTGACCGACTCCGGACCCACGTCCAGGCCCATCCAGCCCTCGGGAATCTCGTTGGCGGGCACGACCTTCGAGTCCGCGTCGGCGGCGAACCGGTCGGCCGCCACGATGTCCACCGGCAGGTGGATGACGTCGGCGAAGCGGTCCAGCAGGTCCTTGCAGGTGTCGATCATCTCCGCCTGCAGCAGCGAGGTGCCCACCGGAAGGCCCTGGGCCGCAAGGAAGGTGAAGCACATGCCGCCGCCGATGACGAGCGTGTCGACCTTGGGGGCCAGCGCCTCGATGACCGCCAGCTTGTCGGAGACCTTGGAGCCGCCGAGCACGACCGCGTAGGGCCGCTCCGGGTCGGCGGTCAGCTTCCGCAGCACCTCGACCTCGGCCGCGACCAGGGTGCCCGCGTAGTGCGGCAGCAGCTTGGCCACGTCGTAGACCGACGCCTGCTTGCGGTGCACCACACCGAAACCGTCGGAGACGAACGCGCCGTCCTCGCCGACCAATTCGACCAGGGCGCGGGCCAGCTTGCCGCGTGCGGCGTCGTCCTTACTGGTCTCGCGCGGGTCGAAGCGGATGTTCTCCAGCAGCAGCACGTCGCCGTCGGTGAGGCCCTCGGAGCGGGCCAGCGCGTCCTGGCCGACCACGTCACCGGCGAGCTGGACATTGCGGCCCAGCTCCTCCGACAGCCGGGCCGCCACGGGGGCCAGCGACAGCGCCGGATCCGGTTCGCCCTTCGGACGGCCCAGGTGCGCGGTGACGATCACCTTCGCGCCCGCCTCGGCCAGCGCCCTGATGGTCGGCACCGATGCCACGATGCGGCCCGGGTCGGTGATCGTGCCGTTGTCGAGGGGGACGTTCAGGTCGGAGCGCACCAGCACGCCCCGACCCTCGACACCCTCGTTCAGGAGATCCTGGAGTGTCTTGACTGCCATGGACTTACAGCGACTTGCCGACGAGGCCGACCAGATCGGCGAGGCGGTTGGAGTAGCCCCACTCGTTGTCGTACCAGGCGTACACCTTCACCTGGTCGTCGATGACCTTGGTCAGCGGGGCGTCGAAGATCGACGAGTGCGGGTCGGTGACGATGTCGCTGGAGACGATCGGGTCCACGCTGTACTTCAGGATGCCCTTCAGCGGGCCCTCGGCCGCCGCCTTGAACGCGGCGTTGATCTCCTCGACCGTCGCCTTCTTGGCCAGGTCCGCGGTCAGGTCGGTGATCGAACCGGTGGGCACCGGCACGCGCAGCGAGTAGCCGTCCAGCTTGCCGTTCAGCTCCGGCAGCACCAGGCCGATGGCCTTGGCCGCACCGGTGCTGGTCGGCACGATGTTCAGCGCGGCGGCGCGGGCGCGGCGCAGATCCTTGTGCGGGCCGTCCTGCAGATTCTGATCCTGGGTGTAGGCGTGGATCGTGGTCATCAGGCCCTTGACGATGCCGAATTCGTCGTTGAGCACCTTGGCCAGCGGGCCGAGGCAGTTGGTGGTGCAGGACGCGTTGGAGATGATGTTCTGGCTGCCGTCGTACTTGTCGTCGTTGACGCCCATCACGATGGTGACGTCCTCGCCCTTGGCGGGCGCGGAGATGATCACCTTCTTGGCGCCCGAAGCGAGGTGGCCCTTGGCCTTGGTGGCGTCGGTGAAGATGCCGGTCGACTCGACGACCACGTCGACGCCCAGGTCGCCCCACGGCAGCGCGGACGGGCCCTCCTTGATGGCCAGCGCCTTGATCCGCTGGTCACCGACCACGATGGTGTCGTCGCCGTCGAGCGAGACGTCCTGCGGCAGGCGGCCCAGGATGGAGTCGTACTTGAGCAGCGTCGCCAGCGTGGCATTGTCGGTGAGGTCGTTGACCGCGACGATCTCGATGTCCGTGGTGCCGAGCGCCTTCTGCGCCTCGACCGCCCTGAAGAAGTTACGTCCGATGCGGCCGAAGCCGTTGATGCCTACCCGGACAGTCACGTTATCGCTCCTCAGCTTTCAAGCGGATTCGTTCCGTTGCAGGTCCACCCTAATGCCCGCCTGTCACGGCACTGAGCATGCCCCTGCTCACAATGGAGTACCCGGTGTGACCCGAGCCGTCCGGTCCGGCCCGCGGATACCCGGGCCGGACCGGCGCACTATGGCCTCGGTGACCTCACTCGCCACCGAATTCGGTTCGGGTACCGCGATCGAGCACCTGCAGCATAAGGTCTTTCAGCTCGGCGTTCGACTCGTCCAACGACCGCTGACCGCCCCGCAGTATCGCGATCTCGCCGAACAGGCGCTCGTTGGTCGCGTCGCACTTGGCAATGTGCTCGTCCAGCTTCTTCGACATCTCCCAGGTCCGCTGCCCCAACGCATTGGTCACATTCCGCTGCACCTCGGCCTTCACCTCCAAGGTGTCGACCTTCGTACCCAGTCCGTCGACCTTCGTCTCCAACGCGTCGAACCGCCGCCCGTTCTCCTCGTGGTGCATGTCGACCTTCGCGTCGAGGCTTCCCAATCTCGCGTCCATCTTGGCGCTGAGTGCGTGGACTGCCGCGAGCACCGACCGCCCCTCGCTTCGGTCCGCTTCCAGTGCCGCCACCCTCGCCTCCAGCTGAGCCCATGTCGTCATCGTCGATCCCCCTTGATGTTCGGCAACTACTGCTTCGGCGGGGTCGAAGCTACCGCATGGGGGCGACATCGATGGGGCTTGCGGGGGTGGGCTGTGGATAACCCGGGGGCTGTGGATGATTCGGTATCCGGAAACGGAAAACCGCCGCCGCGCAAGGGGATTCGCGCGGCGGCGGTTACCGGGTGGTCGGTATTCGTCAGGCGTCCTCGAGTAGTTCCGCGGTGACGGCGGATTCGGTGTCGGGGATGCCCAGTTCCTTGGCGCGGCGGTCGGCCATGGACAGCAGGCGGCGGATGCGGCCCGCGACAGCGTCTTTCGTCATGGGCGGGTCGGCGAGCTGACCCAGCTCCTCGAGGGAGGCCTGGCGGTGCTGGACGCGCAGGCGACCGGCGGCGGCCAGGTGGTCGGGAACGTCGTCGCCGAGGATCTCCAGCGCGCGTTCCACCCGGGCGGCCGCGGCGACCGCGGCGCGGGCCGAGCGGCGCAGGTTGGCGTCGTCGAAATTGGCCAGGCGGTTGGCCGTGGCGCGCACCTCGCGGCGCATGCGCCGCTCCTCCCAGGTGAGCCGGGTGTCCTGCGCGCCCATCCGGGTGAGCAGCGCGCCGATGGCCTCGCCGTCGCGCACCACCACCCGATCGGTGCCGCGCACCTCGCGGGCCTTGGCCGAGATGCCCATCCGCCGCGCCGCGCCGACCAGCGCCAGCGCCGCCTCGGGCCCCGGGCAGCTCACCTCCAGCGCCGAGGAGCGCCCCGGCTCGGTCAGCGAGCCGTGTGCGAGAAACGCCCCGCGCCAGGCGGCCTCGGCGTCGGCGATGCTGCCGCCGACCACCTGCGCGGGCAGCCCGCGCACCGGGCGGCCGCGCACATCGAGCAGACCGGTCTGGCGGGCCAACGCCTCGCCCTCCTTGGACACCCGCACCACGTACCGGGAGGTCTTGCGCAGCCCGCCCGCGCCGAGGACGTGCACATCCGACCCGTAGCCGTACAGCTCGAAGATCTCCCGGCGCAACCGCCGAGCGATCGAGCCCATGTCGACCTCGGCTTCGACGATCACTCTGCCGCCGACGATGTGCAGGCCGCCGGCGAACCGGAGTAGCGCCGACAGTTCCGCCTTGCGTGAGCTCACCTGCGAGACGGAGAGACGGCTCAGCTCGTCCTTCACCTCGGCTGTCATCGCCACGAGACCCGCTCCTTTCCACCCAACGCGGACCGCACCTGCTGGCCCAGATGCCGTCCTTCGACTCGAAGCCCTGCTGATTCCGGCCGAGGTTGCCGGATCACCTGATCCAGTGCGGCGGCAAGCTTTCCAGGGTGGTGCCGGTCCGTCCCCGCCTCGGCGACATCAGCGAAGGTTACTCGCGCTCGCAGCTGTTCGGCAGCTCTTGCCACATGTTCGCGTTCCCTACCCTCCGGTACGGAGCCGGAGTCGACCAGCACGTCGTCGACCGCGAAATCCGGTGCGTGCTGGGACAATACATGCAGGTGCCGTTCGGCGGAGAATCCCGCCGTCTCGCCGGGTTCGGCAGCCAGATTGAGTACCAGGACCTTTCGGCCCCGGGTGTGTACCAGCGCCTCCCGCAGGCCCGGCACGAGCACGTGCGGGATCACGCTGGTGAACCAGGACCCCGGGCCGAGCACCACCACGTCGGCGTGTTCGATGGCCGAGGTCGCCTCCGGGCTGGCCGGCGGGTCGGACGGGATCAGCCGCACCCGCCGCACCTTGCCCGGCGTGGTCGCCACCGCCACCTGACCCCGGATGCACCGGCTCACCCGCGGATCGGCCTCCAGGCCGGACACATCCGCCTCGATGGTGAGCGCGGTCGGCGACATCGGCAGCACCCGGCCGGTGCAGCCCAGGATCCGGCCCGCCTCGTCGAGCGCGGCCACCGGATCGCCCAGCACCTCGGTCAGGCCCGCCAGGATCAGATTGCCGACCGAATGCCCGGCCAGCGCCCCGGTGCCGCCGAAGCGGTGCTGCACGGTGCGCGCCCACAGCCCGTCGTTCTCCTCGGCGAGCGCGGCCAGCGCCATGCGCAGGTCGCCGGGCGGCAGCATGCCGAGTTCGGCGCGTAGCCGCCCGGACGAACCGCCGTCGTCGGCGACGGTCACCACCGCGGTGATGGCGCGGGTCAGCCGCCGCGCCGCGGTCAGGGTCGCGTACAGCCCGTGTCCACCGCCCAGCGCGACGATCGCGGGCGTCGTCTGGCGTTCGGTCATTCGCGCCCCAGGTCCCGATGGACCACGCGCACCACGTCCCCGGCGGACGTGCCCGCGCCGGCCTCGCCGAGCGCCTCACCCAGCGCCTCGGCGATCGCCACGCTGCGGTGTTTTCCTCCCGTGCAGCCCACTGCCACGGTCATGTATCGCTTCCCCTCTTGGCGGTACCCGCTGGTCGTCAGGTCGATCAGATGCCGGCAGGTCCGCAGGTAGTCTTCGGCTCCCGGGCGGGACAGCACGTATTCGCTGACCACCGCGTCCTGTCCTGTGTGCTCACGTAATTCCGGTACCCAATGCGGATTGGGCAGGAAACGCACATCAAACACCATGTCGGCGTCCAGCGGTACTCCGTACTTGAAACCGAACGATTGGATTGTGACTTGCAGGGCGGTGCGCACCCCGCCGCCGTAGGCCTCCTCCAGCTTGCGGTGCAGCTGGTGCACCGACAGCGCGGTGGTGTCGATGACCAGGTCGGCGGCGGTCTTCACCGACGCCAGGCGGGACCGCTCGGCGGCGATGCCCGCCGACAGGGTGCCGTCGGCGCTCTCGCTCTGTAACGGGTGCCGGCGACGGGCGAAACCGAACCGGCGGATCAGTACATCGTCGGACGCCTCGAGGAACAGTACCCGGGTGCCGACGCCCGCGGCGCGCAACTCCTCGGTCACCGCCGACAGGTCGCCGGTGAAAAAGCGGCTGCGCACGTCCATGACCAGGGCGAGCCTGCGGATCGGCGGATCGGCCGACGCGCCGAGCTCGACCAGCCGGCCGATCAGCTCGGGCGGCAGGTTGTCGGCGACGTACCAGCCGAGGTCCTCGAGCACCCGGGCCGCCGTGCCGCGCCCGGCGCCGGACAGTCCGGTCACGATGACGACCTCGACCTGGCTGCCGCTCCCCTGGGCGGGGCCGGGTCGGGACGCGTCGGCCGCCGGCCGCGTGTGCGCTGCCGACGACGAGTTTCCCGCGCTGCTGTTCGATTCGACGCTGGTCATGTCCTACCGGATCCGTGTCTGCCTGTCACTCGATCATCCTGCCCTGCTGACGCCCCCGATCGGGGATACACGCGGCAGGCGCAACCGAGACGTGACTGATTCAACCTGTCCCGACGGTATGTATCGGGCTCGTTCGTGGCGTGTCCGACGAATGTCGCGCGCGGACCGGCCTATTCACCGTTGAGGGCCGCGAGCACCGCTTTCGCGGTCGCCACCCCGATTCCCGGCACCTCGATGATCTCCTCCACCGTAGCGTCCTTGAGCCGCGCGACCGAACCGAAGTGCGTGACCAGCGCGGCGCGCCGCGAGTCGCCGAGCCCGCGGACCGAGTCCAGCGCCGAGGCGGTCATGCGCCGGGAGCGCTTGCTGCGGTGGAAGGTGATGGCGAACCGGTGCGCCTCGTCGCGCACCCGCTGCAGCAGATACAGCGATTCGCTGTTGCGCGGCATGATCACCGGATCCGGCTCGCCCGGCACCCACACCTCTTCCAGCCGCTTGGCCAGGCCGATGACGGCCACATCGGTGATGCCGAGCTCGTCGAGGACCTCGGCGGCCGCGTTCACCTGCGGGGCGCCGCCGTCGACGACGTAGAGGTTGGGCGGATAGGCGAACTTGCGCGGCTTGCCGGTGCGCGGGTCGATGCCGGGGGGCAGATCGCCCGCCATGTCCTCGGTCTCGGCGGCCTCGGTGGTGGTGTCGGGTTCGGCGGGCGTGTCGCGCTCGCGGCGCAGCCGCTGGAACCGCCGCCGGGTGACCTCGGCGATGCTGCCCACGTCGTCGGAGCGGCCCTCG from Nocardia terpenica includes the following:
- the secG gene encoding preprotein translocase subunit SecG, whose product is MRMFLDILLVVTSVLLVLLVLLHRAKGGGLSSLFGGGVQASLSGSTVVEKNLDRITIFVGLIWIIAILGIGFEIKFA
- a CDS encoding META domain-containing protein; this translates as MSANLLRVVWMLAAAGLAAACTTQHPVAAAQTPMGRTFVSTRVIGPPIPGGGPLTLTFADGRVSAEAGCNASSGPVTFDGPVLRVTGLATTMMACPGDRGGADGWQVGLLQSAPVWKLNGDTLTLIGTTTSVTLVDKKRAQPDRPITRTTWVVTTLLRPNGQVRTTTLDEVLPTLTIAPDGAVTGDAGCNRMTGTADLAADGGTATFRVATTKMLCAPEVMDVERQVLEALDGETRLDVDSDTLTIRNTGNNTGLILRAE
- a CDS encoding thiamine pyrophosphate-dependent enzyme → MINEREAELDRRFRDAVVAATPGPRHVGTGPLRPDSPYTGSTVLALFEAQATSRHLDLAARRLTAAGRGYYSIGSSGHEGNVVLAAATRPTDPALLHYRSGAFFVRRCGQVPGLDPIRDVLLGVVAAIEDPISGGRHKVFGSHPAAVIPQTSTIASHLPRAVGLGFALDRAARLGRQTEWPADAIVLCTFGDASANHSTATGAINSAVHTAYQKVPMPVLFVCEDNGIGISVPTPPDWIAHAYGSRPGLRYFDADGSDLLEALTVAAEAAAWVREHRAPAFLRLRTVRLLGHAGSDVESAYRRATDITGEMGRDPVAATARLLVTAGVATPEEVLAHYDAIGAQVAETAEKVSGAAKLDSAAAVTAPLAPHHPDRVRADATRSAANPGAHEQVPMTLAQSVNHTLGELLERDGDLLVFGEDVGRKGGVYGVTKGLQKTFGRRRVFDTLLDEQSLLGTALGAGLAGFVPIPEIQYLAYVHNAIDQIRGEAATLQFFSGGRYRNPMVVRIAGFAYQKGFGGHFHNDNSVAALRDIPGVVVAAPARADDAAALLRTCVSAARVDGRVCVFLEPIALYHTRDLYAPGDDGWLAAPDGDTVDIGRARVYGDGGDLTIVSFANGVPMSLRAARRLADRGIDARVVDLRWLAPLPVDDLLHHARATGRVLIADETRRSGGVSESITAALLDAGFDGPITRVTSADSFVPLGPATATVLLDDPTIEAAAGKLLAEGDHTP
- a CDS encoding cytochrome P450, with the translated sequence MHADPYPYYARLREQAPVYRNETDDFWALSRHADVLAALRDSDRFSSANGMRMEPMFWGPQAARFFSFVAMDPPEHTRLRGLVQRAFTQPRVQALEPRLREIARGLLDPLIERGSFDLMSEFAAPFPTEVICELVGVPETDRERIRKIGMQIMYTEEQSTDLRPEAVQAIGELVGYYTELTVERARNRGDDLLSGLLDAADGDDRLTPEEIVGVLILLVGAGVETVMLTLGNLWHTAWHHPEQRRAAFGGRVDDWIAEGMRYDPATQTHLRTTTEAVELHGVTIPSGARMLLVAGSANRDPEVFDRPDVFDLDRDTRASLVYGSGRHHCLGSNLGALELRIALEEITTRISDYDIDPNALRRIHSSNNRGFAALPTTVTPR
- a CDS encoding SAM-dependent methyltransferase, translating into MDPEIAPPGIDVTKPHPARRYDYWLGGKDNWEADRESADMVAGAFPTVQFAALENRNFLRRVVTFLAGEAGIRQYLDIGAGLPTVGNVHEIAQDIAPASRIVYVDNDPIVAIHARSLLDSTADGRTAYVEADVRDPEDILSRPEVIETLDFTRPVALILAAVMHFVVDEERPYEKVRRLSDALPSGSYLVMSHATSDHLTEEELVESEEANQRSGIPFQLRSTAEFSRFFDGYELVPPGIGSIMTWRPEGWKAHPRPEAVSMLGAVARIP
- the tpiA gene encoding triose-phosphate isomerase, producing the protein MARKPLIAGNWKMNLNHLEAIALVQKIAFALPDKYFDKVDVTVIPPFTDIRSVQTLVEGDRLLVTFGAQDVSVHDAGAYTGEISASMLAKLGCTFVVVGHSERRQYHNEDDATVLAKTRQALKNGITPIVCIGEGLNIRESQTHVQYNLEQLRGSLKGLSAEEIAKVVIAYEPVWAIGTGRVATPADAQEVCGALRAELAELASPEVAATVRVLYGGSVNAKNVGELVAQTDIDGALVGGASLKGDEFATLSAIAAGGPLP
- a CDS encoding phosphoglycerate kinase, encoding MAVKTLQDLLNEGVEGRGVLVRSDLNVPLDNGTITDPGRIVASVPTIRALAEAGAKVIVTAHLGRPKGEPDPALSLAPVAARLSEELGRNVQLAGDVVGQDALARSEGLTDGDVLLLENIRFDPRETSKDDAARGKLARALVELVGEDGAFVSDGFGVVHRKQASVYDVAKLLPHYAGTLVAAEVEVLRKLTADPERPYAVVLGGSKVSDKLAVIEALAPKVDTLVIGGGMCFTFLAAQGLPVGTSLLQAEMIDTCKDLLDRFADVIHLPVDIVAADRFAADADSKVVPANEIPEGWMGLDVGPESVKRFAALLTEAKTIFWNGPMGVFEFENFAAGTRGVAEAIVAATGKGAFTVVGGGDSAAAVRTLGLPEDGFSHISTGGGASLEFLEGKELPGISILED